From Chryseobacterium joostei, the proteins below share one genomic window:
- a CDS encoding GNAT family N-acetyltransferase, whose product MSLKKQPNADKIYETERLILRPMSPEDRDFVFELYNAPKFIQYIGDRNIKTIEDAENYIRNRFMPQIERLGYGNYLLITKEENKKIGAVGIFEREGLDIVDIGYSLLEEFEGKGYAYEAAQKVKSIGMDDFELPKISAIISKDNVSSQKLIEKLGLKFQKHVTLPGEREELNYYETE is encoded by the coding sequence ATGAGCCTAAAAAAACAACCAAACGCAGATAAGATTTACGAAACTGAACGTTTAATTCTTCGTCCTATGTCACCAGAAGACAGGGATTTCGTTTTTGAACTTTACAACGCACCAAAATTTATCCAATATATTGGTGATCGTAATATTAAAACAATTGAAGATGCAGAAAACTATATCAGAAACAGGTTTATGCCACAGATCGAAAGATTGGGGTATGGAAATTATCTTTTGATTACCAAAGAGGAAAATAAGAAAATAGGAGCAGTTGGTATCTTTGAAAGAGAAGGTCTGGATATTGTAGATATAGGATATTCTCTTTTGGAAGAATTTGAAGGAAAAGGATACGCCTATGAAGCCGCCCAAAAGGTTAAATCTATTGGTATGGATGACTTTGAGCTGCCAAAGATATCAGCAATCATTTCAAAGGATAACGTTTCTTCCCAGAAGCTGATTGAAAAATTAGGTCTGAAGTTTCAGAAACACGTTACACTTCCCGGAGAGAGGGAAGAACTGAATTATTACGAAACAGAGTAA
- the bcp gene encoding thioredoxin-dependent thiol peroxidase produces the protein MLKVGDKLPEFEGINQDGEAIASSKLIGKKLVVFFYPQASTPTCTVEACNLSDNYSMLEKAGFQLLGVSGDSIKKQKNFHSKFAFPYDLIADENRDIIEKFGVWKEKKTFGKTYMGIVRTTFIFDEKGICTRVIEKVTSKTAAEQILEG, from the coding sequence ATGCTGAAAGTTGGAGACAAATTACCTGAATTTGAAGGAATAAATCAGGATGGAGAGGCAATAGCTTCGTCCAAACTCATCGGAAAAAAACTTGTTGTATTCTTTTATCCGCAAGCCAGTACTCCAACATGTACTGTAGAGGCCTGCAATCTAAGTGATAATTATTCTATGCTTGAAAAAGCAGGATTCCAGCTATTGGGGGTGAGCGGAGATTCTATCAAGAAGCAAAAAAACTTTCACAGCAAATTTGCTTTTCCTTATGATCTTATCGCTGATGAAAACCGTGATATTATTGAGAAATTTGGTGTTTGGAAAGAGAAAAAGACATTTGGTAAGACCTATATGGGAATTGTAAGAACTACTTTTATTTTTGATGAAAAGGGAATTTGCACAAGGGTTATTGAAAAAGTAACTTCAAAAACAGCCGCTGAGCAAATTTTAGAAGGGTAG
- a CDS encoding endonuclease III domain-containing protein codes for MTKKQRAELVQIELDKLYPTTPIPLDHTDEYTLMVAVALSAQTTDKKVNEVTPNLFEVAGTPQRMARLEEFQIKELIKEIGLSNTKAKNLKRMAELLLERHNGIVPQTYEELEALPGVGHKTASVVMSQGFGFPAFPVDTHIHRLMTQWKLTSGKNVVETERDAKKLFPEEVWNKLHLQIIFYGREYSPARGKGDKDFITKMMFEK; via the coding sequence ATGACAAAAAAGCAAAGGGCTGAACTCGTTCAGATAGAACTGGATAAATTATATCCTACCACACCTATTCCGTTGGATCATACCGACGAGTATACATTGATGGTTGCTGTAGCACTTTCTGCACAAACCACAGATAAAAAGGTGAATGAGGTTACCCCAAATCTTTTCGAGGTGGCCGGAACTCCACAGAGAATGGCCAGACTGGAGGAGTTTCAAATCAAAGAATTAATTAAAGAAATAGGATTATCCAATACAAAAGCCAAGAACCTAAAGAGAATGGCTGAACTTTTATTGGAAAGACATAATGGTATCGTTCCGCAGACTTACGAAGAATTAGAGGCGCTTCCGGGGGTGGGACACAAAACGGCTTCAGTAGTAATGAGCCAGGGTTTTGGATTTCCCGCATTTCCGGTGGATACCCACATTCATCGTCTGATGACACAATGGAAGCTTACTTCCGGTAAAAATGTTGTGGAAACCGAGCGTGATGCAAAAAAACTCTTCCCAGAGGAGGTATGGAATAAGCTTCATCTTCAGATTATTTTCTACGGTAGAGAATATTCTCCTGCAAGAGGTAAGGGTGATAAGGACTTTATTACCAAAATGATGTTTGAGAAGTAA
- a CDS encoding DinB family protein: protein MIIESLRSLYNRDLNKLKAEIEAYQHEENLWKTDKNISNSAGNLCLHLVGNLSHFIGAQLGNTGYVRHRELEFSLKDIPKAELIEKIEATTIIVDSVLSQLPEEALKEEYPLVVFEDKMTTDFFLIHLIAHLDYHLGQINYHRRLLDLHHE from the coding sequence ATGATCATAGAATCTTTACGTTCTCTTTACAACAGAGATTTAAACAAGCTAAAAGCTGAAATTGAGGCTTATCAACATGAAGAAAACCTTTGGAAAACAGATAAAAACATCTCCAATTCTGCAGGAAATCTTTGTCTCCATTTAGTTGGGAACCTCAGCCATTTTATAGGAGCACAGCTGGGAAACACGGGCTATGTAAGGCATCGTGAGCTGGAATTTTCATTAAAGGATATTCCAAAAGCCGAGCTTATTGAAAAAATTGAGGCAACAACAATAATCGTTGATTCAGTATTAAGTCAGCTTCCTGAAGAAGCTCTAAAAGAAGAGTATCCACTGGTTGTTTTTGAAGATAAAATGACAACCGATTTCTTCCTGATTCACCTTATTGCTCATCTGGATTATCATTTGGGTCAGATTAATTATCATAGGAGGTTATTAGATTTGCATCATGAATAA
- a CDS encoding DUF885 domain-containing protein, producing the protein MKNILSKSILGLGLLIGLASCKKTDSPLTKVTPTNLDSIASNYYEQYLKLYPLDATSQGDLRYNDQLPINIDKDFISGEIAFYNSVQKQLESVDYKALSDDDKVVYDVLDYTLKDKIEAHAYHPEYIPFTQFGGLPLSFPLFGSGQGSQPFKTEKDYSDWLKRMEKFPEWMDAATDNFREGINNKVILPKKLIIKMIPQMKSEEITSSDMDKNIFYGPVKNFPKDFTQAQKDKFSALYKDAITKKIIPAYTKMGTFLEKEYLPKGRDTDGYNSLPNGNEIYSYYVKSWTTTKKSPEEINKIGLQQVAMLRAEMEKVKQQVGFSGTLEEFITFVKTDQKAMAYKTSKEVLDGFNSILTKITPKLKTMFNVTPKTKFEIRQTEKFREASASAEYIPGTPDGKRPGIFYVPIPDPAKFNVTSGMESLFLHEAIPGHHYQVSLQQENTKLPKFMRFGWFGAYGEGWAHYCETLGPEFGLYTDPYQKMGYLSDQMLRAVRLVVDTGLHTGKMSREEAIKYFLSNISYDEGAAVAEVERYMAMPGQALGYKIGSLRIRELREKYQKELGKKFNLASFHDEVLSQGCLPLEVLNRKMELWAKKQK; encoded by the coding sequence ATGAAAAATATTTTATCTAAAAGTATTCTGGGACTAGGATTGTTGATTGGTCTTGCCTCGTGCAAAAAAACCGATTCTCCCCTTACCAAGGTGACTCCTACCAATCTGGATTCTATTGCATCCAACTATTATGAACAGTATCTTAAACTATACCCATTAGATGCTACTTCTCAGGGAGACCTGAGATACAATGATCAACTTCCCATCAATATCGACAAGGATTTTATCTCGGGAGAGATTGCTTTCTACAACTCAGTACAGAAACAACTGGAAAGTGTAGACTATAAAGCTCTTTCTGATGATGACAAGGTGGTATATGATGTTTTGGATTATACTTTAAAAGATAAAATTGAGGCTCATGCCTATCATCCTGAATATATTCCTTTCACACAGTTTGGTGGTCTTCCTTTAAGCTTTCCTTTATTTGGAAGTGGACAGGGAAGTCAGCCTTTTAAAACTGAAAAAGACTACAGTGACTGGTTAAAAAGAATGGAAAAATTCCCGGAATGGATGGATGCTGCTACAGATAATTTCCGTGAGGGGATTAACAACAAGGTAATTCTTCCTAAGAAACTGATTATCAAAATGATTCCTCAAATGAAATCTGAGGAAATCACATCTTCCGATATGGATAAGAACATTTTCTATGGACCTGTTAAGAATTTTCCAAAAGACTTTACTCAGGCTCAGAAAGATAAATTTTCTGCTCTTTACAAAGATGCCATCACAAAAAAAATCATTCCTGCCTATACCAAAATGGGAACATTTTTGGAAAAAGAATATTTACCAAAGGGACGAGATACTGATGGATACAATAGTCTTCCTAATGGAAATGAAATTTACAGCTATTATGTAAAAAGCTGGACTACAACGAAGAAATCCCCTGAGGAAATCAATAAGATCGGACTTCAACAAGTCGCTATGCTTCGTGCAGAAATGGAAAAAGTGAAACAACAAGTAGGTTTTTCCGGAACGCTTGAGGAATTTATCACTTTTGTGAAAACGGATCAAAAAGCGATGGCTTATAAGACTTCCAAGGAAGTTTTAGATGGATTCAACAGTATCCTTACTAAAATTACTCCAAAGCTGAAAACGATGTTTAATGTAACACCTAAAACAAAGTTTGAGATCAGACAGACAGAGAAGTTCAGAGAAGCCAGTGCAAGTGCAGAATATATCCCTGGAACTCCTGATGGAAAAAGACCAGGTATTTTCTATGTTCCGATTCCTGATCCTGCCAAATTCAATGTAACTTCCGGAATGGAATCTCTTTTCTTACATGAGGCTATCCCTGGACATCATTATCAGGTTTCTCTACAACAAGAGAATACAAAACTTCCTAAATTCATGAGATTCGGATGGTTTGGAGCTTATGGTGAAGGATGGGCGCATTACTGTGAGACTTTAGGGCCTGAGTTTGGACTGTACACAGATCCTTACCAAAAAATGGGATATCTAAGCGATCAGATGCTGAGAGCAGTAAGATTAGTTGTGGATACAGGTTTGCACACAGGAAAAATGAGCAGAGAAGAAGCCATTAAGTATTTCCTAAGCAATATTTCTTATGATGAGGGTGCTGCAGTGGCTGAAGTAGAAAGATATATGGCAATGCCTGGACAGGCTTTAGGATATAAAATAGGGTCTTTAAGAATCCGTGAACTAAGAGAGAAGTATCAGAAAGAGCTTGGAAAGAAATTTAATCTTGCCAGCTTCCATGATGAAGTTCTAAGCCAGGGATGCCTTCCGCTGGAAGTTTTAAACAGAAAGATGGAACTTTGGGCTAAAAAACAGAAATAA
- a CDS encoding MotA/TolQ/ExbB proton channel family protein, with protein sequence MLLTELSQILFAQIATPAVATDNLEFSFWKIMFHGGAFAKIVMGTVLVLGVFSLYLFFERFFFIKRLTSKTDSNFMNNIEDFIKEGKIEAAADYCKTQNSPEGRILEKGISRLGRPVSDIVSAMESQAQVEVANMEKNLNLLAVVPSIAPMLGLLGTVIGMIIAFFNLSHATGSFSPKTLSEGIYTALGQTAVGLAVAIPANFCYNILLTKIDKFVLKAQNMSGEFLDLINKPL encoded by the coding sequence ATGCTGTTAACGGAACTTTCTCAGATTTTATTTGCACAGATTGCTACACCCGCTGTTGCCACAGACAATTTAGAATTTTCATTTTGGAAAATCATGTTCCATGGAGGAGCTTTCGCTAAAATAGTGATGGGGACTGTATTGGTGCTTGGAGTGTTTTCCTTATACCTGTTTTTTGAAAGATTCTTCTTTATCAAGAGATTAACTTCAAAGACCGATTCTAATTTCATGAATAATATTGAAGATTTTATCAAAGAAGGAAAGATAGAAGCAGCAGCAGATTATTGTAAAACACAGAATTCTCCTGAGGGTAGAATCCTTGAAAAAGGAATCTCAAGATTAGGGCGCCCTGTTTCTGATATTGTAAGTGCTATGGAATCCCAGGCTCAGGTAGAAGTTGCCAATATGGAAAAAAACCTGAACCTTTTGGCTGTAGTACCAAGTATTGCTCCGATGTTAGGGCTTTTAGGAACTGTAATCGGGATGATTATTGCTTTCTTTAATTTATCTCATGCAACGGGATCTTTCTCGCCAAAAACACTTTCGGAAGGTATTTATACTGCGTTAGGACAAACGGCGGTGGGTCTTGCGGTGGCAATTCCTGCAAATTTCTGTTATAATATTCTTTTAACAAAAATTGACAAGTTTGTATTAAAGGCTCAGAATATGTCAGGTGAATTTTTAGACCTTATCAACAAACCTTTATAA
- a CDS encoding ExbD/TolR family protein — protein sequence MKIQRRNKANPEFSLAAMTDVILLMLIFFMITSSAANQSAIDVNLPKAGAVDDNIPNPLTVSIKPDGSYFVDDNPVNKGELEQIIVDKLTSQTNKSFTIRADENTMHKDVVFAMEIAEKHKFNIAIATVKDK from the coding sequence ATGAAAATTCAGAGAAGAAATAAAGCGAACCCGGAGTTCAGTTTAGCAGCGATGACAGATGTTATCCTGTTGATGCTGATCTTCTTTATGATTACATCATCTGCGGCCAATCAGAGCGCAATAGATGTGAATCTTCCGAAAGCCGGAGCCGTTGATGATAATATTCCGAATCCTTTGACGGTGAGCATTAAGCCGGATGGTTCATATTTTGTAGATGATAACCCGGTGAATAAAGGAGAATTGGAACAGATTATTGTTGATAAGCTAACCAGTCAGACAAATAAGTCTTTCACGATCAGAGCAGACGAAAATACCATGCATAAAGATGTAGTGTTTGCTATGGAAATCGCTGAAAAACATAAATTTAACATTGCGATTGCAACGGTTAAGGATAAATAA
- a CDS encoding ferric siderophore ABC transporter substrate-binding protein, whose amino-acid sequence MRSYTANKNEENRDRIKSAILSILIWCAILLFVFLYKLKPELDKDPEVITTMLVNFGDNRNGKGIEEPAEQPGSLAAATEEVTPEPVETPVTETKTVVKPEPVPVPEPKKIEAKEKVITGNNLKNTVPKKEEAKKTEKKEATSTAASKNTKKAGATTANSKTGNGDGKGNAAIGNLIKGRGTKAGSQGTGDGIGNAGDPLGGDGNGDSKVGIDRKLVGYIPGTMGRGGSQPSHSCTASGSITIAYTVDKAGNVVSARRSGGVSDPCVSSTSVSWVKKYVKAEKANTSSTGSYKITF is encoded by the coding sequence ATGAGAAGCTATACAGCAAACAAAAACGAGGAAAACCGCGACAGGATAAAGAGTGCAATACTCTCTATTCTTATTTGGTGTGCCATTTTGCTTTTTGTTTTTTTATATAAATTAAAACCTGAACTGGATAAAGATCCGGAAGTTATTACTACCATGTTGGTGAACTTCGGAGACAACAGGAACGGAAAAGGTATTGAAGAACCTGCTGAGCAACCCGGAAGTTTAGCCGCTGCGACAGAAGAGGTGACACCAGAGCCTGTAGAAACTCCAGTTACAGAAACAAAGACAGTGGTAAAGCCAGAACCCGTCCCTGTACCTGAGCCAAAGAAAATTGAGGCAAAGGAAAAGGTAATCACTGGAAATAATTTAAAAAATACAGTTCCTAAAAAGGAGGAAGCCAAAAAGACGGAAAAAAAGGAAGCAACCAGTACAGCAGCTTCTAAGAATACTAAAAAAGCAGGAGCAACCACTGCCAATTCTAAAACAGGAAATGGTGACGGAAAAGGGAATGCGGCTATTGGAAATTTGATTAAAGGAAGAGGAACAAAAGCTGGAAGCCAAGGAACAGGAGATGGAATTGGTAATGCAGGAGATCCCCTGGGTGGTGACGGAAATGGAGATAGTAAGGTAGGAATTGACAGAAAGCTTGTTGGATATATTCCGGGGACGATGGGACGAGGAGGATCACAGCCCTCTCACAGCTGTACAGCAAGTGGATCCATTACAATTGCATACACCGTAGATAAAGCCGGAAATGTGGTTTCAGCAAGAAGATCAGGCGGAGTTTCGGATCCTTGCGTATCATCTACATCCGTATCCTGGGTTAAGAAGTATGTAAAAGCAGAAAAAGCCAATACATCTTCCACCGGATCTTATAAAATTACATTCTAA
- a CDS encoding four helix bundle protein — MSYEKLDIYNIAFELFIETHSLSLKLPHYELYELGSQLRRSADSVVTNIAEGYGRNNYKGDFIRFLTYSQASCDETICHLSKINRLYPELNLNFKEKTEQYKLLGGKINNFIKYVQLSWHT, encoded by the coding sequence ATGAGCTACGAGAAACTTGATATTTATAATATTGCTTTTGAGTTGTTTATTGAAACACATTCGTTATCACTCAAGCTACCCCACTATGAATTGTATGAGTTAGGCAGCCAATTAAGACGATCTGCCGACTCCGTTGTCACAAACATTGCAGAAGGCTATGGAAGAAACAATTACAAAGGTGATTTTATAAGATTTCTCACTTATTCTCAAGCAAGCTGTGATGAAACGATATGCCACTTGTCAAAAATCAACAGGCTTTATCCTGAATTAAATTTAAACTTCAAAGAAAAAACAGAGCAATATAAACTCTTAGGAGGAAAAATCAATAACTTTATAAAATACGTTCAATTAAGCTGGCACACATAA
- a CDS encoding nucleoside recognition domain-containing protein, whose amino-acid sequence MVLSRIWSAFIIIAITIASIKYISSSHYKTIFNDMVVGKGGDTVKIASQPMTTLSPIVKDSLMKKNDFADSRIHYKTDSLKQNVSVYRVQEADGVIGTSETAVKICIGLIGIMTLFMGFMSIAEKAGGINLLSRFIQPFFSKLFPDIPKNHPAFGHMLMNFSANLLGLDNAATPFGLKAMESLQTLNPNKDTASNSQIMFLCLHAGGMTLIPVSIIAIRASMGSKTPTDIFLPCMIATFAATLAAMIIVSLYQKINLLRPVVIAYVGGISAIIGLLVVYLVQLSKDELDDFSKILSNGLILFIFLAIILGAVYKKINVFDAFIEGAKEGFTTCVKIIPYLVGMLIAISLLRTSGVFDVIIDGMKWVANAAHLDPRFVDGLPTALIKPLSGSGARGMMVDTMATFGADSFQGKLAAVLQGSSDTTFYVIAVYFGAVAIKNTRYTVIAMLLADLVGVITAIALAYLFFA is encoded by the coding sequence ATGGTTCTCAGCAGAATTTGGTCGGCTTTTATTATTATCGCCATTACCATTGCCAGTATAAAATACATTTCGTCAAGCCATTACAAAACCATTTTCAATGATATGGTGGTAGGAAAAGGCGGTGATACGGTGAAAATTGCATCACAACCCATGACCACCCTCTCTCCTATTGTAAAGGACAGCCTGATGAAAAAGAATGATTTTGCAGACAGCAGAATTCATTATAAAACAGATTCACTAAAGCAGAATGTAAGCGTTTATCGAGTTCAGGAAGCAGATGGTGTTATCGGAACCTCAGAAACAGCTGTAAAAATCTGTATTGGATTAATTGGAATCATGACACTCTTCATGGGTTTCATGAGTATTGCTGAAAAAGCAGGAGGAATTAATCTTTTAAGCAGGTTTATTCAACCTTTTTTCTCCAAATTATTTCCGGATATTCCTAAAAATCACCCGGCATTTGGCCATATGCTGATGAACTTCAGCGCCAATCTTCTTGGACTGGATAATGCGGCAACACCATTTGGATTAAAGGCTATGGAAAGCCTCCAGACCCTTAACCCTAACAAAGATACAGCCAGCAACTCACAGATTATGTTTCTTTGTCTCCACGCAGGCGGAATGACGTTGATTCCTGTATCTATCATTGCCATCAGGGCTTCTATGGGTTCAAAAACTCCTACTGATATTTTCCTGCCGTGTATGATCGCTACTTTTGCGGCGACCCTAGCCGCAATGATTATTGTTTCTTTATATCAAAAGATTAATCTTCTCCGTCCTGTGGTTATTGCCTATGTAGGTGGAATCTCAGCAATTATCGGATTATTGGTGGTGTATTTGGTACAATTGAGCAAGGATGAACTTGATGATTTCAGCAAGATATTAAGCAACGGTCTTATTCTTTTTATTTTCCTTGCCATCATACTTGGAGCCGTTTATAAGAAGATCAACGTTTTTGACGCCTTTATTGAGGGGGCTAAAGAGGGGTTTACTACCTGTGTAAAGATTATTCCTTATTTAGTTGGAATGCTGATCGCTATTTCACTTTTAAGAACTTCCGGTGTTTTTGATGTTATTATTGATGGAATGAAATGGGTTGCCAATGCAGCTCACCTGGATCCAAGATTTGTAGACGGACTTCCAACAGCCTTAATCAAACCTTTATCCGGTTCCGGAGCAAGAGGAATGATGGTTGATACGATGGCAACTTTCGGAGCAGATAGTTTCCAGGGAAAATTAGCCGCAGTTCTTCAGGGAAGCTCAGACACCACGTTTTATGTGATCGCAGTATACTTTGGGGCCGTTGCCATAAAGAACACCCGATATACGGTAATCGCTATGCTACTAGCCGATTTGGTGGGTGTTATTACTGCAATAGCGTTGGCTTATTTATTTTTTGCTTAA
- a CDS encoding DUF6973 domain-containing protein — MRTFKIFFNTIRSMSFKKIIRLLSLILPHPLFAILSFHATVKAFTIAQKRFPATASNNGIGNAFRHALWCCFIIMYCSKVSSPKKALDFCKKITDMHEELFPNQPLETKMDLHNNKVGMDYFMELLPGIHRQFFEKSFFVDGLIKKMDDAKVLKNLDDDFEGHLVYLEE; from the coding sequence ATGAGGACTTTCAAGATATTTTTCAATACCATCCGAAGCATGAGCTTTAAAAAGATTATCCGTCTTTTATCGCTTATTCTTCCACATCCTCTTTTCGCAATCCTCAGCTTTCATGCCACCGTAAAAGCATTCACAATAGCACAGAAAAGATTTCCTGCAACAGCATCCAATAATGGGATAGGAAACGCTTTCAGGCACGCACTTTGGTGCTGTTTTATTATTATGTATTGCAGCAAGGTTTCATCCCCTAAAAAAGCATTGGATTTCTGTAAGAAAATAACGGATATGCATGAAGAGTTATTTCCCAATCAGCCTTTAGAAACCAAAATGGATCTTCATAACAATAAAGTTGGAATGGATTACTTTATGGAACTTCTGCCAGGAATTCACCGTCAGTTTTTTGAAAAAAGCTTCTTTGTGGATGGATTAATCAAAAAAATGGATGATGCCAAAGTCTTGAAAAATCTGGATGATGATTTTGAGGGACATCTCGTTTATCTGGAAGAGTAA
- the accD gene encoding acetyl-CoA carboxylase, carboxyltransferase subunit beta: MAFDWFKRKAKNITTSTDEKKDVPKGLWHQTPSGKVVEHDELKRNNYVSPEDGFHVRIGSAEFFDILFDGGKFTELDAHVESIDILNFKDTKAYKDRLKEVKAKTKLTDSIRNAVGTVKGTEMVVSCMDFAFIGGSLGSVMGEKIRRAVDYCIKHKLPYMIICQSGGARMQEATYSLMQLAKVQAKLAQLSEAGLLYIAYLCDPTFGGITASFAMTADIIMAEPKALIGFAGPRVIRETIGRDLPEGFQTSEFLQEKGFVDFIVKRTEIQDVVAKTVNLLAVKA; encoded by the coding sequence ATGGCATTCGACTGGTTTAAAAGAAAAGCAAAAAACATTACCACCTCTACTGATGAAAAAAAGGATGTTCCTAAAGGCCTTTGGCATCAGACTCCTTCTGGAAAAGTTGTGGAACACGATGAATTAAAGAGAAATAACTATGTTTCTCCTGAAGATGGATTTCATGTGAGAATAGGAAGTGCGGAATTTTTTGATATCCTTTTCGACGGCGGTAAATTTACTGAACTGGATGCCCATGTTGAAAGTATTGATATCTTAAACTTTAAGGATACAAAGGCCTATAAAGACCGTTTAAAAGAGGTAAAGGCAAAGACAAAGCTTACAGACTCTATCAGAAATGCTGTAGGAACTGTAAAAGGAACTGAAATGGTGGTTTCTTGTATGGATTTTGCTTTTATTGGAGGTTCTTTAGGCTCTGTAATGGGAGAAAAGATCAGAAGAGCGGTGGATTACTGTATCAAACACAAACTTCCGTACATGATCATTTGCCAGTCTGGAGGAGCTAGAATGCAGGAAGCAACTTATTCCCTAATGCAGTTAGCTAAAGTACAGGCTAAACTTGCTCAGCTTTCAGAAGCGGGACTTTTGTATATCGCTTACCTTTGTGACCCTACTTTTGGTGGAATCACAGCTTCTTTTGCTATGACAGCTGATATCATCATGGCTGAACCAAAAGCCTTGATCGGTTTTGCAGGACCAAGAGTAATTCGTGAAACTATCGGTAGAGATTTACCGGAAGGATTCCAGACATCTGAATTCCTACAGGAAAAAGGATTTGTAGACTTCATCGTAAAAAGAACTGAAATTCAGGATGTTGTTGCAAAAACAGTTAATTTATTAGCTGTAAAAGCATAA
- the fbaA gene encoding class II fructose-bisphosphate aldolase: protein MSRIFPAGVATGQLVTDIFQYAKENKFALPAVNVIGSSNVNAVMETAAKLNSPVIIQFSNGGAAFNAGKGLSNDGQKSAILGAIAGAKHIHTLAEAYGATVILHTDHCAKKLLPWIDGLMDANEEFFKQTGKSLYSSHMLDLSEEPLEENIEVSAKYFERMAKLQMTLEVEIGVTGGEEDGVDNSDVDNSKLYTQPEDVAYTYEKLRAISDNFTIAAAFGNVHGVYKPGNVVLTPKILDNSQKYVQEKFGTAAKPVNFVFHGGSGSTLEEIREAIDYGVIKMNIDTDLQFAYTEGVRDYMVNNIDYLRAQIGNPEGEEKPNKKFYDPRVWVRKGEETFSTRLVKAFEDLNNIDTLK from the coding sequence ATGAGCAGAATTTTTCCGGCAGGAGTTGCCACAGGTCAGTTAGTTACTGATATTTTTCAGTATGCTAAAGAAAACAAGTTTGCACTACCTGCAGTAAACGTAATTGGATCAAGCAATGTAAACGCTGTGATGGAAACTGCAGCGAAATTAAACTCTCCTGTAATTATCCAGTTTTCAAATGGTGGAGCTGCTTTCAATGCAGGAAAAGGATTAAGCAACGACGGACAAAAGTCTGCAATCTTAGGAGCTATTGCGGGGGCAAAACATATTCACACTCTTGCTGAAGCTTACGGAGCAACAGTAATTCTACACACGGATCACTGTGCAAAGAAATTACTTCCTTGGATCGACGGATTAATGGATGCTAACGAAGAATTCTTCAAGCAGACAGGCAAATCTCTTTACTCTTCTCACATGCTAGATCTTTCTGAAGAGCCTTTAGAGGAAAACATCGAGGTTTCAGCTAAATATTTTGAAAGAATGGCTAAACTTCAGATGACTCTTGAAGTAGAAATCGGGGTAACTGGTGGTGAAGAAGATGGTGTGGACAACTCAGACGTTGATAACTCTAAATTATATACTCAACCAGAGGATGTAGCTTATACTTATGAAAAATTAAGAGCTATTTCTGACAACTTTACAATTGCTGCTGCATTCGGTAACGTACACGGAGTTTACAAGCCAGGAAATGTGGTTCTTACTCCAAAAATCCTTGACAATTCTCAGAAATATGTTCAGGAGAAATTCGGAACGGCCGCTAAGCCGGTAAACTTTGTATTCCACGGAGGTTCAGGATCTACTTTGGAAGAGATCAGAGAAGCAATTGACTACGGAGTAATCAAAATGAATATCGATACTGACCTTCAGTTTGCATACACAGAAGGAGTGAGAGATTATATGGTAAACAATATTGATTATTTAAGAGCTCAAATCGGAAACCCTGAAGGAGAAGAAAAACCTAACAAAAAATTCTATGACCCAAGAGTTTGGGTAAGAAAAGGTGAGGAAACATTCTCTACAAGATTGGTGAAAGCATTTGAAGATTTAAATAATATAGATACTTTAAAATAA